Below is a genomic region from Megalopta genalis isolate 19385.01 chromosome 10, iyMegGena1_principal, whole genome shotgun sequence.
ttATTAAAAGTATAAAACTATAGCTATATGTAACTACGATTAAATTACTTGTTGTATGTTAAATATATAGGTAAAGATATAATAGGGTTGGCAGAAACCGGATCTGGAAAAACAGCTGCTTTCGCGCTTCCCATATTACAGTCGTTATTAGAAAATCCACAAAGATATTTTGCTCTAATTCTAACACCTACCAGAGAATTGGCATTTCAAATATCAGAACAATTCGAAGCTTTAGGTAACAATGGCGTTGCCGAtgttctcttcttctctctattGGTAATAATTTTCATGATTCTATCGCATTTTAGGATCAAGCATCGGTGTAAAATGTGCTGTAATAGTAGGAGGAATGGATATGATGTCTCAAGCGCTATTGTTAGCAAAAAAGCCACACGTTTTGATCGCTACACCGGGAAGATTGGTCGACCATTTAGAAAATACTAAAGGTTTTAATCTGCGTTCGTTAAAATTTTtggtaattattaatatttttctttttacatacagatttatataaataataaatattttgtttgcACAAGGTAATGGATGAAGCAGATCGTATTTTaaatatggattttgaagtcgAAGTAGATAAAATTTTAAGAGTAATACCCAAGGAAAGGAGAACATTGTTATTTTCTGCAACAATGACAAAAAAAGTTCAGAAACTTCAACGAGCGTCTTTGCAAAATCCAGttaaagtagaagtttcaaCGAAATATCAAACAGTTGAAAAGTTACAACAATATTATGTATTCATCCCAGTAAAATTCAAGGATGTGTATTTGGTACACATATTAAATGAACTAGCAGGCAATAGTTTTATGATCTTTTGCGGAACTTGTAACAATACGGTGAGGACTGCGCTTCTTTTAAGAAATTTAGGCTTTACCGCAGTACCATTGCATGGGCAGATGTCGCAAAATAAGAGGATAGCTGCTCTAACgaaatttaaagcaaaaaatcGGTCCATACTTATTTCTACAGATGTTGCTAGCAGGTAAACGTTAACGTCTTGAATTCATGTATTTATAACAAACAGAGCGTTTTCATGTAAACTTTTACTCATAGGGGTCTTGATATTCCTCACGTAGATATCGTAATAAATTTCGATATACCCACGCATAGCAAGGATTATATACACAGAGTCGGCCGTACTGCACGAGCTGGCCGTTCTGGTCGTTCGATTACATTTGTAACACAATACGACGTCGAATTATATCAAAGAATCGAGCACCTCATATCGAAGCAGTTGCCCTTGTATCCCACAGAAGAAGAGGAAGTGATGATACTTCAAGAAAGGGTAGCCGAAGCGCAACGTATCGCGAAAATggtaaatttaatttttcaagACCTAATCCGAATAAAAGCTACGTTACATCGAAAacattcatatatatatatatatatattatttcaggAAATGA
It encodes:
- the pths gene encoding putative ATP-dependent RNA helicase DDX47; protein product: MDESKLTKESSFDEKISTTEEIDEENVEKVVWKDLGLVDVLCKACEDLKWKSPTKIQCESIPLALQGKDIIGLAETGSGKTAAFALPILQSLLENPQRYFALILTPTRELAFQISEQFEALGSSIGVKCAVIVGGMDMMSQALLLAKKPHVLIATPGRLVDHLENTKGFNLRSLKFLVMDEADRILNMDFEVEVDKILRVIPKERRTLLFSATMTKKVQKLQRASLQNPVKVEVSTKYQTVEKLQQYYVFIPVKFKDVYLVHILNELAGNSFMIFCGTCNNTVRTALLLRNLGFTAVPLHGQMSQNKRIAALTKFKAKNRSILISTDVASRGLDIPHVDIVINFDIPTHSKDYIHRVGRTARAGRSGRSITFVTQYDVELYQRIEHLISKQLPLYPTEEEEVMILQERVAEAQRIAKMEMKDIEESKKSGKRKKGGGDNNEDDDTEQSFGFRKRMKGKIKGKNG